One segment of Rhodopirellula baltica SH 1 DNA contains the following:
- a CDS encoding type II and III secretion system protein family protein translates to MTPKSAMPLRSPLRRVLATLLMGWIAMPAFAQERGPVRLPETNLQIGEPRPLRSDLELPSDDRAIPWQPIPDVGPSRIQSGLPAELILPPPSDAAKQRASRFVESEIDPEIPLSLVLGRPKILRLADTPTRIYVPDEDTIRTEIIDQESGRELAVTGVQPGTTTLMLWFKDSGAPSGQSVVSYLVRVYEDPILAKPVGDLETELNEKFPNSFVELDEIADRLIVRGQAPDAIEMSQILQILTGARGVRAGLTRPANPVTVAAAYDFVGAVDPLTSEEAAAERRRNLDPIALSQAGIINQMKIVGEQQVMLKVTVAEVNRSAARSIGLNFGVDNDNGLTVFQSLTGNLASTQSQSGANILASLDMGQVRLAIEALRRLNLSRTLAEPNLVAMNGQPADFQAGGQFPIPIISSGGVGNNLQGVSFVPFGVQLQFTPFIQDRDVIRLQMNAEVSTRDESLGTSIGGGGGGTQVSGLNSRNFSTTVQLRSGQTIAVAGLLQTNYGASSDRTPFWGDLPIIGATGGVNRSSSGEQELVILVTPHLVAPVDACETPALPGSDVYEPSDIEFFIANRLESRRSKDHRSSVRTDYARQKRAEHCCPELFMIGEVGPTDRCCPRPSPVPHTAIRSQNQPVSYQPMTTIEKGSTEPLPVAVPAQQGAVLEGSSLRQMIQRGSHAQ, encoded by the coding sequence ATGACCCCTAAGTCGGCAATGCCGCTGAGATCTCCGCTGCGTCGCGTTTTGGCGACGCTGCTCATGGGGTGGATCGCGATGCCAGCGTTCGCACAAGAACGCGGTCCGGTCCGATTGCCAGAAACCAATCTGCAAATCGGTGAGCCTCGGCCGCTCCGTTCTGACTTGGAACTTCCAAGCGATGATCGTGCGATCCCATGGCAACCGATTCCGGATGTCGGCCCTTCACGCATTCAATCGGGGTTGCCCGCGGAGTTGATCCTGCCGCCGCCCAGTGACGCTGCCAAGCAACGAGCGAGTCGCTTTGTTGAATCCGAGATCGACCCCGAGATACCACTTTCGCTGGTCCTCGGTCGTCCCAAGATTCTACGCCTTGCCGATACGCCAACGCGAATTTATGTCCCCGATGAGGACACCATTCGCACGGAAATCATCGATCAAGAAAGCGGACGTGAATTGGCCGTCACTGGCGTTCAGCCGGGAACGACGACCTTGATGCTGTGGTTCAAAGACAGCGGTGCGCCGAGCGGTCAAAGTGTGGTCAGCTACTTGGTGCGGGTTTACGAGGATCCGATTCTTGCCAAGCCGGTTGGCGACCTGGAAACGGAACTGAATGAGAAGTTTCCAAACAGCTTTGTTGAACTCGACGAAATCGCCGATCGTTTGATCGTTCGCGGGCAAGCACCGGATGCGATCGAGATGTCACAAATCTTGCAAATCTTGACCGGTGCACGCGGAGTTCGGGCGGGTCTGACCCGACCTGCGAACCCGGTCACCGTTGCGGCGGCTTATGACTTCGTCGGAGCGGTGGATCCACTCACCAGCGAAGAGGCTGCCGCGGAGCGACGACGCAACCTGGACCCGATCGCATTGTCGCAAGCCGGGATCATCAACCAGATGAAGATCGTTGGCGAGCAACAGGTCATGTTGAAAGTCACCGTTGCGGAAGTCAACCGAAGTGCCGCTCGCAGCATCGGGTTGAATTTTGGCGTCGACAACGACAACGGTTTGACGGTCTTTCAGTCATTGACCGGCAATCTCGCCAGCACTCAAAGCCAATCCGGCGCCAACATTCTTGCGTCGTTGGACATGGGGCAAGTCCGCTTGGCCATCGAAGCACTCCGACGATTGAATCTTTCGCGAACATTGGCCGAGCCCAACTTGGTCGCGATGAACGGCCAGCCGGCAGATTTCCAAGCCGGCGGTCAGTTCCCCATTCCGATCATCAGCAGCGGCGGTGTTGGCAACAACCTGCAAGGCGTCTCGTTTGTTCCCTTTGGTGTGCAATTGCAGTTCACTCCGTTCATCCAAGATCGCGACGTGATCCGATTGCAAATGAACGCCGAAGTCAGCACTCGCGATGAATCGTTGGGAACAAGCATCGGCGGCGGAGGCGGGGGGACTCAGGTCTCGGGCCTGAACAGTCGCAACTTTTCCACGACGGTGCAGCTTCGAAGTGGCCAAACGATTGCGGTCGCCGGTTTGCTGCAGACGAACTATGGGGCCAGTTCGGATCGGACGCCGTTCTGGGGTGACTTGCCGATCATTGGAGCAACCGGTGGCGTCAATCGCAGCAGCAGCGGTGAACAGGAACTTGTCATTCTCGTCACGCCTCATTTGGTCGCCCCGGTTGATGCTTGCGAAACTCCCGCTCTACCGGGCAGCGACGTGTACGAGCCCAGCGACATTGAGTTCTTCATCGCGAATCGTTTGGAGAGTCGACGGTCCAAAGACCATCGGTCCTCTGTTCGGACGGACTATGCAAGACAGAAACGTGCAGAGCATTGCTGTCCAGAGCTCTTCATGATTGGCGAGGTTGGTCCGACGGATCGCTGTTGTCCTCGACCATCACCCGTACCACACACGGCCATTCGATCTCAAAACCAACCGGTGAGTTACCAACCGATGACCACCATCGAGAAGGGTTCCACTGAACCACTCCCGGTTGCGGTGCCAGCCCAGCAAGGTGCTGTCTTGGAAGGTTCGTCGCTACGCCAAATGATTCAGCGAGGCAGTCATGCTCAATAA
- a CDS encoding ANTAR domain-containing response regulator: protein MNDDIGRSRTIYLAHGDECARRVISTMLEALGHTVPVVTESGKCLIEHSVHRPPDIIVAAPRLSDMDGIEALIRIGERRPVPAIIVARSDDLDKVERALEDHVMAYLVEPLTTESLQPAIFLAERRFKHFEDLRRQVTELEEKLEHRRIIERAKGIVMQVRDLGESDAHRLLQNTATRSRQKLIDLAKHVCATGDLFSEVPKPKR from the coding sequence ATGAATGATGACATCGGCCGATCGAGAACAATCTACTTGGCTCACGGTGACGAATGCGCGCGTCGTGTCATCTCGACGATGTTGGAAGCGCTTGGGCATACAGTCCCTGTTGTCACAGAATCGGGCAAGTGTCTGATCGAGCACTCGGTACACCGTCCACCGGATATCATCGTCGCTGCGCCACGGTTATCCGATATGGACGGCATTGAAGCTTTGATTCGAATTGGTGAGAGACGCCCGGTTCCCGCGATCATCGTTGCACGCAGCGATGACCTCGACAAAGTCGAACGAGCATTGGAAGACCATGTGATGGCATACCTGGTTGAACCGCTGACGACGGAGAGTTTGCAGCCGGCCATCTTCCTTGCTGAGCGACGATTCAAACACTTCGAGGACTTGCGTCGCCAGGTCACCGAGCTTGAAGAAAAACTGGAGCATCGACGAATCATCGAACGAGCAAAGGGGATCGTGATGCAGGTTCGTGATCTGGGCGAATCCGATGCTCATCGGCTTTTACAAAACACCGCCACCCGAAGTCGTCAGAAACTCATCGATCTTGCAAAGCACGTTTGCGCGACTGGTGATCTGTTCTCGGAAGTTCCAAAACCGAAACGTTGA
- a CDS encoding Fur family transcriptional regulator yields MSKSSESIEAIKQAIRDAGLRATPARIATLVMLREAKAPLTHADVAEQLAASGVDKATAFRNLNDMTDSGLLRRTELGDHVWRFEAIAEGENDQSAHPHFLCVDCGTVSCLNDVKLTAGSQRESGKVGEVTEILLRGHCNDCQ; encoded by the coding sequence GTGAGCAAGTCGTCTGAGTCAATCGAAGCTATCAAGCAGGCCATTCGTGATGCGGGGTTGCGAGCAACCCCTGCGAGAATCGCCACACTCGTCATGCTTCGAGAGGCGAAGGCACCTCTGACCCACGCGGATGTCGCTGAGCAACTGGCCGCCAGCGGCGTGGACAAAGCGACTGCGTTTCGCAACTTGAACGACATGACGGACTCCGGTTTGCTGCGTCGGACCGAGTTGGGGGATCACGTTTGGCGATTCGAAGCGATCGCGGAGGGGGAGAACGACCAATCGGCCCACCCGCACTTCCTGTGCGTCGATTGCGGCACGGTGTCTTGCCTGAACGACGTGAAATTGACCGCGGGCAGCCAGCGAGAGAGCGGCAAGGTTGGCGAAGTGACCGAAATTCTGCTTCGCGGCCATTGCAACGACTGCCAATAG
- a CDS encoding tetratricopeptide repeat protein, translating into MPSERALCIETAKTVAQKGHAEEALKLFERAEELDPTAMSLDADLAPLYAEVRDHDSAIERYKLCVQRMPDDAELINNYAWTLMEAGRFEQAIAEASSGVQKFPEDTRLRSTLAMVHYRNGDHAKSFQHWELAIGKTAAHHNLALLDIDAGNVDSAREHLRQAKQDPELDSRANVMMAAFETSSQKH; encoded by the coding sequence ATGCCCAGCGAACGTGCTCTTTGCATCGAAACCGCAAAGACGGTCGCCCAAAAGGGGCACGCTGAAGAAGCCCTCAAACTCTTTGAGCGAGCCGAAGAACTGGATCCGACCGCCATGTCGCTGGATGCCGATCTCGCGCCTTTGTATGCGGAAGTTCGCGACCATGATTCTGCCATCGAACGATACAAGCTCTGCGTTCAGCGGATGCCTGATGACGCTGAGTTGATCAACAACTATGCCTGGACATTGATGGAAGCGGGACGTTTCGAACAAGCGATCGCGGAAGCAAGCAGTGGCGTGCAGAAATTTCCGGAGGACACACGTCTGAGATCAACGCTTGCGATGGTCCACTATCGAAATGGCGACCATGCCAAGTCGTTCCAGCATTGGGAACTCGCGATTGGAAAGACGGCGGCGCACCACAATCTCGCATTGCTGGACATCGATGCCGGAAACGTCGACTCCGCAAGAGAACACCTGCGTCAAGCAAAGCAGGATCCCGAACTGGATAGCCGAGCCAACGTCATGATGGCGGCTTTTGAGACGTCATCGCAAAAACACTGA
- a CDS encoding metallophosphoesterase, with protein sequence MPQHYDIIGDIHGHAEELVRLLLDLEYQRHGHGFRHADRMVLFVGDLIDRGPAIADVIQIVRSMVDAGDALVVMGNHEFNAIAFHTAVPGTTKQWYREHSDKNRNQHQATLDQLSTRELTDAIAWFRTLPVALELNGVRVVHAAWMEDRIGEINRSLDTFGPFTPEFLAEATRPCSELHAAVEDVLKGPELRLPSGYEIVDKSGHVRDTVRVKWYEQPAGRTYRGYHFGSDDVPDLAIDPAAAERLVGYSLDAPPVLVGHYWLTGMPVPLAANVACTDYSVAKNGKLVAYRWDGEIALSAQKFHWVGKE encoded by the coding sequence TTGCCTCAGCACTACGACATCATTGGCGATATTCATGGGCATGCGGAGGAGTTGGTTCGGTTGTTGTTGGATTTGGAGTACCAGCGACACGGCCACGGTTTTCGACACGCGGATCGGATGGTGCTTTTCGTTGGAGACTTGATCGATCGTGGACCCGCGATCGCGGATGTGATCCAGATCGTTCGTTCGATGGTCGATGCCGGTGACGCTCTCGTGGTGATGGGCAACCACGAGTTCAATGCGATTGCTTTTCATACCGCCGTGCCAGGGACCACAAAGCAATGGTATCGCGAGCACTCTGATAAGAATCGCAACCAGCACCAAGCCACTTTGGATCAGTTGTCGACGCGAGAATTGACCGATGCGATCGCTTGGTTTCGAACTTTACCGGTGGCGTTGGAACTCAACGGCGTCCGCGTCGTTCATGCGGCTTGGATGGAGGATAGGATCGGCGAAATCAATCGGTCGTTGGATACATTCGGTCCTTTCACGCCTGAATTTTTGGCGGAGGCCACGAGACCGTGCAGTGAATTGCACGCGGCCGTCGAAGATGTGCTCAAGGGACCGGAATTGAGGTTGCCCAGTGGGTATGAAATCGTGGACAAGTCCGGACATGTGCGAGACACGGTTCGGGTGAAGTGGTATGAGCAGCCAGCGGGACGTACCTACCGCGGCTATCATTTTGGGTCAGACGACGTACCCGACCTGGCAATCGATCCTGCTGCCGCTGAGCGACTGGTTGGTTACTCGCTCGATGCTCCACCGGTGTTGGTGGGCCATTATTGGTTGACGGGCATGCCTGTTCCGTTGGCGGCCAATGTGGCCTGCACCGATTACAGCGTCGCCAAGAACGGCAAGTTGGTGGCGTACCGATGGGATGGCGAAATCGCGTTGTCAGCGCAGAAGTTTCATTGGGTTGGAAAGGAGTGA
- a CDS encoding DUF1549 and DUF1553 domain-containing protein, translating into MCIHRRKSSPITDVDCLYALIVLCAFAISTSIFKRGVLADDGAADYVELPIDEYDRDHWAFLPIEQVEVTPTLDSVWLRNPIDSFIQFELNQRGLHPQPQASRRTLLRRLSFDLTGLPPTPEQIAEFETDNRTDAYERLVNRLLDSPQYGERWAQHWLDLARFAETDGFEHDKLRPNAWKYRDWVINALNADMPYDQFIRHQIAGDETSPNDESASTATRFCLSGPDMPDINLIDERRHTVLNELTSTIGEVFLGLQVGCAQCHDHKYDPISQADFYRLRAIFEPSVPLKKNRSLSTLRESFPSPHSSHLMLRGDFRSPGPELSPGAIRVVSSKTLAYSPRPTNHSAGLRTALADWLVATENPLTARVIVNRVWQHHFGVGLSSTPSDFGVMGSEPSHPELLDWLASSFMKRGWSLKSLHRMIVTSATYRQRSRLSEDATDTEKNVWADAQKADPNAQLLSRYPRWRLEGEAIRDAMLVASGQVNWKPSGPGVRPPLPKELVGTLLVNQWNVTEDRSEHARRSIYVFARRNLRYPIFEVFDRPSANTSCSRRDISTTAPQSLHLLNSQFSLSLSRLMATTVVNDYSTDAERIDAIFLRSFSRLPAPEERIEVQDFLSSSTSTDTEKLAHLCLALFNSNEFVTID; encoded by the coding sequence ATGTGTATTCACCGACGAAAATCGTCGCCGATCACAGACGTGGATTGTCTGTATGCGTTGATCGTGTTGTGTGCCTTTGCAATCAGCACATCGATCTTCAAACGTGGTGTCTTGGCCGACGACGGTGCAGCCGACTACGTCGAGTTGCCCATCGACGAATACGACCGCGATCACTGGGCGTTCCTGCCAATCGAACAAGTTGAGGTGACGCCAACTCTCGACTCAGTCTGGCTCCGAAATCCAATCGATAGTTTTATCCAATTCGAACTGAATCAACGTGGGTTGCATCCACAACCTCAAGCTTCACGGCGAACACTACTCCGGCGACTGAGCTTCGACCTGACCGGATTGCCACCGACGCCAGAACAGATCGCCGAGTTCGAAACGGACAATCGAACCGATGCGTATGAGCGGCTTGTCAATCGCTTGCTTGACTCACCTCAATATGGCGAACGGTGGGCACAGCACTGGCTCGATTTGGCACGTTTTGCAGAGACGGACGGGTTCGAACATGACAAGCTTCGTCCTAATGCGTGGAAGTATCGGGATTGGGTGATCAACGCCCTCAACGCTGACATGCCCTATGACCAATTCATCCGGCATCAAATTGCTGGAGACGAAACAAGCCCGAATGACGAGTCCGCTTCAACAGCAACACGGTTTTGTCTGTCTGGACCGGACATGCCAGACATCAATCTGATCGACGAACGTCGGCACACTGTGTTGAACGAATTGACGTCGACCATCGGCGAGGTATTCCTCGGCTTGCAAGTTGGCTGTGCGCAGTGCCACGACCACAAGTACGACCCGATCAGCCAAGCGGACTTCTACCGACTGCGAGCCATCTTTGAACCATCTGTCCCTCTTAAAAAGAACCGCTCACTCTCAACACTGCGCGAATCGTTCCCATCCCCACACTCCAGCCATCTGATGCTGCGTGGGGATTTCCGCAGTCCAGGTCCTGAACTGAGCCCTGGTGCTATCCGAGTCGTTTCGTCGAAAACGCTTGCTTACTCGCCAAGACCAACAAATCATTCTGCCGGCCTTCGCACAGCCTTGGCTGATTGGTTGGTCGCGACTGAAAACCCGTTGACTGCGAGAGTCATCGTTAATCGCGTCTGGCAACATCATTTCGGTGTTGGACTATCCAGTACGCCCAGCGATTTCGGTGTGATGGGTTCCGAGCCCAGCCATCCCGAACTGCTGGACTGGCTCGCGTCGTCGTTCATGAAGCGAGGATGGAGCCTCAAGTCGCTGCATCGAATGATTGTGACGTCGGCCACCTATCGTCAACGAAGCCGACTCTCGGAAGATGCAACCGACACAGAAAAAAATGTCTGGGCGGACGCACAGAAAGCGGACCCAAATGCCCAACTACTTTCCCGCTACCCGCGTTGGCGTCTCGAAGGCGAAGCGATTCGTGACGCGATGCTGGTTGCCTCGGGACAGGTCAATTGGAAGCCCAGCGGTCCGGGTGTTCGTCCGCCACTTCCTAAAGAATTGGTCGGAACACTGCTCGTCAACCAATGGAACGTCACGGAGGATCGCTCCGAGCATGCTCGTCGCAGCATCTACGTCTTTGCTCGGCGAAACTTGCGATACCCAATCTTCGAAGTCTTCGATCGCCCGAGTGCAAACACCAGTTGTTCCCGACGAGACATCTCGACAACAGCACCACAATCGCTGCATCTTTTGAATTCGCAGTTCTCGCTGAGTCTTTCACGATTAATGGCCACAACGGTCGTCAACGACTATTCGACCGATGCGGAACGCATTGATGCAATCTTCCTTCGCTCATTCAGCCGGCTTCCGGCACCTGAAGAACGGATCGAAGTACAAGACTTCCTAAGTTCAAGCACATCGACCGACACGGAGAAACTGGCTCATTTGTGTTTGGCTCTTTTTAACAGCAACGAATTCGTCACCATCGACTGA
- a CDS encoding PAS domain-containing hybrid sensor histidine kinase/response regulator produces the protein MRRQSTTEERLRLAVSVAEFGIIEIDYLSGVAVADEKAAVLFGLPANQEVTREEVHRRFHPDDVFDIERKVKQSLEPDGTGEFATQHRVVHPKGEVRWVSVRKRIFFDEVDGKRVPVSGMVAAIDITEQKETEHNIRTGETRLKLAAEVTGFGTYDLDIRSSDCVWSDEIYRIFGIEIGETFTRTAMFDRVHPEDRARYRQLFLSLSGKDAKHSFKLEHRIVRPDGEVRWIINSGLLLFDERHPGSIPERVIGTMQDITDRKLFEQSLQDARDAAEAANRSRGEFLANMSHEIRTPMAAILGHADILRDHLRDPDNLQVVDTIRRNGNFLLGIINDILDLSKIDAGKLEVAKQPVRPDAIVAEVRSLMDVRAAEKKLPLQIEFDGPVPAVIHTDAIRIRQILVNLVGNAIKFTDEGVVRLTVRFDEANSCLQFHVIDTGIGIQSDEIDKLFDPFVQVDNTSTRSFGGTGLGLAICHRLAHALNGQVDVESQYGVGSRFTLSVKVDPDVQLVNPNLALSISADVPHGEIHLDAKVLVVDDRRDIRYLAQHFIERAGGEVVTATNGKEAVEFMETGDADDVDLIVMDMQMPIMDGYDATSELRKRGFELPIIALTANAMNSDRDVCLSVGCTDYTTKPLDSKLLIRMIDRLLTA, from the coding sequence TTGAGACGTCAGAGCACGACAGAAGAGCGTTTGCGACTTGCCGTGTCGGTGGCTGAATTCGGGATCATCGAGATCGACTACCTGAGTGGTGTAGCAGTTGCGGACGAGAAAGCCGCCGTGCTGTTTGGTTTGCCAGCCAACCAGGAAGTCACCCGAGAGGAAGTGCATCGCAGATTTCATCCGGATGATGTCTTCGACATTGAACGCAAGGTGAAGCAATCCCTCGAACCCGATGGCACCGGCGAATTCGCCACTCAACACCGAGTGGTTCACCCCAAGGGCGAAGTTCGGTGGGTGAGTGTTCGCAAACGAATTTTCTTTGATGAGGTCGATGGAAAACGCGTGCCCGTTTCTGGCATGGTCGCCGCGATTGATATCACCGAACAGAAAGAAACAGAACACAACATTCGCACGGGTGAGACACGTCTGAAGCTCGCCGCTGAGGTGACCGGCTTCGGCACTTACGATTTGGACATCCGTAGTTCGGACTGCGTTTGGTCCGACGAAATCTATCGTATCTTTGGCATTGAAATCGGAGAGACATTCACGCGAACCGCGATGTTCGATCGAGTGCACCCGGAAGATCGTGCTCGATACCGCCAACTATTTTTGTCGTTGTCCGGCAAAGACGCCAAGCACAGCTTCAAGTTGGAACACCGGATCGTGCGTCCCGATGGCGAAGTCCGCTGGATCATCAATTCAGGGCTGCTTTTGTTCGATGAGCGGCACCCGGGTTCCATCCCCGAACGAGTGATCGGAACGATGCAAGACATCACCGATCGCAAACTCTTTGAGCAATCGCTGCAGGACGCTCGAGACGCGGCCGAAGCAGCAAACCGATCTCGCGGCGAGTTTCTTGCGAACATGTCGCATGAAATTCGCACGCCGATGGCCGCCATCCTGGGGCATGCGGATATTCTTCGCGACCACCTACGGGATCCGGACAATTTGCAAGTCGTTGATACCATCCGTCGCAACGGCAATTTCTTGCTGGGTATCATCAACGACATTTTGGATTTGTCCAAAATCGACGCGGGCAAACTTGAAGTGGCCAAACAACCGGTTCGGCCAGATGCGATCGTGGCAGAAGTGCGATCGCTGATGGACGTGCGTGCGGCGGAAAAGAAGCTGCCACTTCAGATCGAGTTTGACGGTCCGGTTCCCGCGGTCATTCACACCGATGCGATCCGGATTCGACAGATTTTGGTGAACTTGGTCGGCAACGCAATCAAATTCACCGATGAGGGCGTCGTACGACTAACTGTTCGATTCGACGAAGCCAACAGCTGCCTTCAATTTCATGTGATTGACACCGGTATCGGAATCCAATCCGACGAAATCGACAAACTGTTTGATCCTTTCGTGCAAGTCGACAACACCTCGACGCGATCGTTCGGTGGCACGGGGTTGGGGCTCGCCATCTGTCACCGACTCGCTCACGCGTTGAACGGGCAAGTCGATGTTGAGAGCCAGTATGGAGTTGGAAGCCGGTTCACTTTGTCGGTCAAAGTCGACCCTGATGTTCAGCTGGTCAATCCGAACTTGGCCCTTTCGATCTCGGCCGATGTTCCTCACGGGGAAATCCACCTTGACGCAAAAGTGTTGGTCGTTGATGACCGACGAGACATCCGGTACTTAGCCCAGCACTTCATTGAACGTGCCGGCGGTGAAGTGGTCACGGCCACCAACGGAAAGGAAGCGGTCGAGTTCATGGAAACCGGTGATGCCGACGACGTTGACTTGATCGTGATGGACATGCAGATGCCAATCATGGATGGCTATGACGCGACGAGCGAATTGCGAAAACGCGGCTTCGAGCTTCCCATCATCGCATTGACGGCGAATGCCATGAACAGCGATCGCGACGTGTGCCTCAGCGTTGGATGCACGGACTACACCACCAAACCGCTCGATAGCAAACTGCTGATACGGATGATCGACCGTTTGCTGACGGCATAG
- a CDS encoding NUDIX domain-containing protein, whose product MLDWIKVAGKLAYDRPTRERLLGYRPVVICLIQSLERDAFLFVQPAAGRGAWMPPQEGIPPNASVEEATSQCLNVELGVSRNQMHFRRSVWLGRKAIPERQGSRDVEFSIRPMQGKAYYGSLSKVAEDTLITCNPAEVSGHEWMSMAEIRDRMTGNSDRKRELLRVLFAKLVQMEL is encoded by the coding sequence ATGCTGGATTGGATCAAGGTGGCCGGGAAGCTGGCGTATGACCGCCCGACTCGCGAGCGATTGCTGGGTTACCGGCCGGTGGTGATTTGTTTGATCCAGTCGCTCGAACGAGATGCGTTTCTATTTGTTCAGCCGGCAGCAGGTCGCGGAGCTTGGATGCCACCGCAAGAAGGCATCCCGCCGAACGCATCGGTCGAAGAAGCGACGTCCCAATGTTTGAACGTTGAACTTGGTGTCAGTCGAAACCAAATGCATTTCCGGCGTTCGGTTTGGTTGGGACGCAAAGCGATCCCGGAGCGACAAGGTAGTCGCGACGTCGAGTTTTCGATCCGACCGATGCAGGGCAAGGCTTACTATGGGTCGCTGAGTAAGGTCGCCGAAGACACGCTGATCACATGCAACCCCGCGGAGGTTTCTGGCCACGAGTGGATGAGCATGGCCGAAATTCGAGATCGGATGACCGGGAATTCGGATCGCAAACGTGAGCTGTTACGAGTGTTGTTCGCGAAGCTGGTGCAGATGGAACTTTAG
- a CDS encoding ANTAR domain-containing response regulator: MKDSNLKIYLASGDDGQRKVLQANLELLTHQVELSTSSPAVMIRRCQENPPDIAVVGTRFESDDCFKLLNELSELNVCPAVAVLEHQDIDRSHRLMADQVMGVLVQPVNDRDLRTAIYLARRRFDQSTLMKQRIDELKETLENIDDESEEASHE; the protein is encoded by the coding sequence ATGAAAGACAGCAACTTGAAAATCTATTTGGCGAGCGGCGACGACGGTCAGCGAAAGGTGCTGCAGGCCAACTTGGAATTGCTCACACATCAGGTTGAACTGTCGACGTCGTCACCAGCAGTCATGATCCGGCGATGCCAAGAAAATCCTCCCGACATCGCAGTGGTTGGAACGCGTTTTGAGAGTGACGATTGTTTCAAATTGTTGAATGAGCTGAGCGAGCTCAATGTCTGCCCAGCAGTTGCGGTTTTGGAGCATCAGGACATCGATCGCTCTCATCGGCTGATGGCGGACCAAGTCATGGGAGTCCTGGTTCAACCCGTGAACGACCGTGATCTTCGCACCGCGATCTACCTGGCTCGACGCCGGTTTGATCAATCCACGCTGATGAAGCAACGGATTGATGAACTAAAGGAAACACTCGAAAACATCGACGACGAAAGTGAAGAAGCTTCGCATGAATGA